TTATTTTGATAAGGAATTACCAAAAATGAATAGAAGTGAATTACTCAAGATACATGAAATGAAATGATTATCTTAAAATTAGGAAGCATAAACTAATATGATCTTAGAACGCTAAGAATAGTTTATGATAAACATAAACTTGgtgtaagaaaaaatttaaacttagtaATCTATGAAACCAAAAGGAATCATATAATACCTAAAGTACTAAAACAGAATGTGAAGTGAATCGCACATTCAATTAAATCAAGTGTTGAATGATCCAAAAAATTAAGTACTAGATGGTCGGAAAGTTACAAGTTACATCAATCTTCTTTGCCTCAATAGAGTAACAAGAAAAGGAGGAAATGAGTATTTACCATTTAATTGACTCAATAGATTTACAAATGATCAAGCGGTCTATAGCTAGGAATCTAGGGTTTTCTAAAGAAAACATGAACTATTAgattttgaataaaattattcaaaatcaacCTAAAACTTTGTGAGGGATCCTAAATTGATCGATGCTATTTTTCACTATGCAAAATGATTTGCAAAACAATTTTTATGATCAAAATTCTAAAGTTATACATAATTGAGATGGTAGGCTCTTTAATTAACATCTTAAGTTGCAAGGAATCCTAAAAGTTAGTCTAAGTTTGTTAACATATCATGCGCTAAGCTAATTTGTAAATTAGCGAGTAGGTCATTCTATATAATTTAACCATGCCAACTACTTGCAAATCAATTTATGCATCAAACTTAAAATATATGCAAAATTAAGATGCAAGAGATCTAATTTGATGATCTTACATGAAAAGGTACTTAGAAACCTAATAAATCTAATTATTGCCCATAAGATTGTCACAACCTCATTTGAGTTGAGGAGAAAGTTGAAAAGTGAGGATAAATTGAGGAATATGAGGGGCATGATTTAGTAAAATGCTTTAAAATTAATCATCAATATTTCGTCCAATGCATTTCAAATCAACTTTTGAAAGTACAAGGGGCAAGTTTATGTCAAGATTATATCTTGATAGATAGCATGtgtataaataaagcaaaaaataaaatttatatcattACATTAGACAAATATGATCCTCGTGATACATAAACCAACAATAATTCCTAATATATCATGATATTGATCTTCTTAATTTCAAGGATCAGATAATTTTTCATCATTGAAGCATTGTAGCAAATTGATAATTTTGCTAATAATCAATAATAGTGAAGCATAATCAATAAATGTGGTAGCACTCAAACAACTGCTgcttaaatttaatttcatcataCATTCTTTTTACAGCTAATACATTAATAACAAATTTATTATAACTATTTGAAATAGGATCTTGCCTCACTATTGAGCTAGCACTAAGATCATTCCTTATtatcagtattttttttttttttttgacaatcaGAACTCTTTGTTAAGTTTTGTTTTGATCACCCTTAGCTTGCAACTCAAGGGTTAAGTAGATATGTAATTTTACATATGATTAAGTACTTTATGATCAACAAAAGCTTAGTAGCACATAGACTTAAGTGTGAGTATATATATGGGGATCTATCGATTCTCACATTAAACATAGATAGGGTTCCTAACTATTTAAGATAAAGAAAAAGTTTAATATCAAATCCGaaaataatatgaaatttaatGTGAATGTGAATGTGAATGTGAATGTGAATGTGGGTGTGCACATACAAAATTATATATCCTTCCAACTCTTTATCTAGGTATGAGAGGTTAATGCATACGTACTTAACCCATATATAGTTTCGGTCATAATCTTAATATGATACGAAGTTTGATTGTCTATGCACACGCAAAATTACAAGTTCATAAAGTTTCAATTCTTTAACTAGCTAGGTATTAGAGGAAATAACATCAACAAAATGCAAAACTCTTGCTAATAAATCTCTTATTATGTTCAAAGGAATGAGACATGCAGCTGTACTATTTATTCCATGAgccaattttatgagtaaaagaTTCAATTGATGGCAACGAGTACTAACTAATTAAGCATTATTCCATCCAAATTTATGAGTCAATAAGAAGAGGACAACTAACTTATGAAATATGTACAGTTTAAACAATAGAATTTAGGGCTTTTAATTTGTTGGCGTTTGGAAACACAGAAAACCTTCATTAGATGTTCTTGTTGAAACCACATATCGTAAGACTATCTACTTTTTATTTAGAGTACTTGCGcgtgtttcttttttttcctttttttttttatgaaacgtaactctctgtgtgtgtttcttcaagagagagagagagagagagctcaCATGCTTGTTTTCTATGCTTCTTCAGCAACTCAAAGAAAGTTCCAAGCATTGATTCGTACAGTTGATATGGCTAAAGCTGGAAACCCCTGAAAACAACGACAAAAAAACAGATGACTCAAAATACTTTTAGTAAAGATAATTATGGTCATACATAATTAACAGAGATCTATATATTATTTTGGCTGGCAGATGCATCAAATATTTTCTAGAAATGAAACaaaaatttattacaaattaaTTAACATCAAGTACTTATGATATATATGTTATGCAGAaggatatatatagatatatatatatatatatgggatgAAATTTCTTCTTCTTAAATGTTCATCTTTCTTCGTTCTCTCCGCTTCTGCTGCAAGTCCTCCACCAGCCGGAGTTATTGCTACCATCCTCCATCGGCGGTGGAAGCTCAGGGCACTCTAGATTTACTCCGAAAAGCCTGAACCGCTTTGGCGCGCTCTTGGTTGTAGCTGCCATCCCACCAATGACCACTGGCACCGAGTCCAGCACCGTGTCCCCGTCGTCATAAGCTGCTTTGAGTCCAGTGATGTGCTGCCGGGGAAGGCCCGGAAGCGTTCTGTTGTAGCATAAGATCTGGTTTGCGGCAGCCGTATTCCCTCCCATCTCAGAGGCTATGTCGTAAGGGTGCGAATTAGGGATGGCAAAAGTGCCTGGGCGGTGCAGATCAATGAAGAGGCGGCTGCACCGTGGGGGCGCGGAGGAAGGAGACGGTGTCCCCGGCGTGGAGGTGTTTCTCCTTCACGAAGCGGCTCCATCCCTTGGTCATCACGTAGCTCTGGCTGCTGTGCCAGTAGGAGTATCGGAAGCTCCACTGCTCGCCGGCGGCATCCTCGAAGCAGAGCAACACCCCCTTGTCGGCCATATCTGGCTCCAACGGGAAGAACCTCTCGGCGAACTGCTTGGGGATCACCAGCCTGTTCAGCTTCCCGACGTCACTCGGAGTCACCACCTTGTCGAACATGTGCTCCCTCCGCCCGTTGCTGCCATCTGCTGCCACCACGGTGCCTAATTCAGGCCTCCACAGAGAAGACGCCAAggagggagaagaagaggaggaggatggTGTAGGTTGTAGCACCACTCTAAATGCCTCCATATTAGATGCAATCTTATTACTCAAATCTATTATAATTCGTTGAGAGGCTTAATTTCTTCAAGATCTATAAAAGAtctaaaagagagaaagaagaaaagatgAAAAAATTGATTGAGTTAAGAAGAGAAGTAGAAAGAAGAGGTGGTGGAGGAAAAGGGAATGGGAGATAGATGGAATCATGCATAGGGTATAGAAAGGGGACCATGCCAACTGAGGCTACATCCTTATCATCATCTCATGGATGTATTAACTCACCAAAGTCTATATCATATCACTATTTTCCCTTCATGTGTGTTTCATGTGTGTTTGGGTGATCACAATGTAAGACAAATAGGCACTCCATCGCCATGTTAACTAGCTAGCCACATATATAAGGTTTGCCTTCCACATAGATAggttaattaatttaacttttagCTCATCTGATGATATTGGTACCTAGCTAGATACAACCCAAAAAAATAGGTTATATGCCATAGAAGGGCAGGGGCTAGAATAAAAGACCTTAGCTTGTCGCAATTAACTCTcagtgaaaatgaaaaaaataatgttGTAACTTGTATAGCATGCATGCCATGTCATTCATTACAAGCTAGCTAGCCATTTTCCTATGTCGCTTTGTCAATCTCATAAACCCATTTTAGGTTAATATTCAACAACAAACAACTTCATAAGGTTATTCATAGTTAGACTCACATGAGTAAGTGCGTTGTTAATTATTGTATTTTTCACAATATATATGATTCGAATCTACTTTTTTATGATAAGGTCAACTTGTAATATAtaactttgataaatttattTGACTTTGTTTTACACAAAGTAACCGTGGATAATGGAGTTCTATATATGTGCACACAAGCTTGATGCACCTAGCTAGCTAGGGATAAAGATATAAATGAGCTGAGAAGGGGGAGAGTACATTAATCAAAGAGATAGGGTTTCAACTTGTTGGTGTATGTGCTGTAGTTTTGGATGCTTTTGACTTTAGGGCAGGAATGGGAGTAGTTTGCCACTGTGTGCGGGTCCACCGTGCCTCTCAAAAGAAGGTGGAGAAGAACATGCATGAATTAAAGTTTAAAAGGACAGCAATTATATTCTCTAAAGATCTGATGGCAGTGAcaattaacttaaaactaataCCTAATATATCCACACAAAAAAAAGTTTGaagttttcatatatatatatatatatatataatggtaaTTATTTGACTGACATGATAAATTGTTAGCTACCCAGGAACAGCTGAGAGAAGTGTAATCAAACACTGAAGGCTTTATACTGTAGCTACAGGAATCATCTCCATGCTTTTCTTTGCAGTTGCAGTACACATTTATCATTCTTGTATTGCTTTTGAATCAGGATGGTTTCAATTACTGTAGGTTTGTTTCCCAGGTAGCTATTCTATTCATGATGATGAATTGGAAAGCAATGATTTATAGTTATTCTCTCtcaattcttctaattatttcttGCGTCAAATTCAAGAAACTAAATACTTATTTGGATATGAATGTTGAACTTGTTGTTTCATAACCCCTAAATTTAGGAATGGGTTCtgattaattaagtttattcttTAATTTCGAAGGTTTATGAAGTAGATGAACTTaggttttcacttttttttttgaatGGAGAGTTGATGGAGAAGTTTAGAGAAATTTGAAAGGTTGACATCTTTTCCAATTTTTGTGATACTTTAGCTTAACTTTCATATTATATAGATTTGAATTCCTTTTGTGTAGTTACAGGCTTACACTACATTTAATTGCTATTGTATTTGTTTAGGTTTGTGATGTTCTACCAACAAAGATGAAGATTCTATGGCATGAGCTTCTAGCTAGTGAAGATTAAAATAGATATTAGAtggacaaaatttaaatttacaaGTATATAATTTAGGGCGGCAAATTCAAATTAAGTGGGGTTATAATTGCCTCCAACTTCATTTAGTGGTACTAGATAAAGGCGCTTGTGATCCCAATAAAAGTGTTGATAGATTGTCTATCAACAAAGAGGCAACAATTGGTGCTATATTTATTAGTTGTGGTGTACATCCTTGGCATAGAGATAtctctccttcatgaattgattcCATCCCTTGTAACTACTTTTCGATAGTTCTTTTGGCAAAAAATTTAAAAGATCTTAGTAGAAATTTGGAGGAATATTTTTCGACTTTCAACTTTGCTTTCATCCAAAGAATAAGaacaatttgtttatttatgtggAGATCACTAAGAGTATTTGTGAACGCCAAAGATTAAGGAGAGAGTGGCTTTGGGATTCGGTTCCATTTCTAAGATCACTAGTTTGAGTCATGTTATTTGATTTCAATCTAGTAGCCTAAATCTTGTTTCACTATCAACCAGCTCTAAAATGCTACGAGACAAatctatataaaaaatttatGCTCGTTAGATTTGTAGATCTTATTTACTTGAGTAAATGGATGGTGAGAAAAATTAACGAGGATTTAAAGTAATGAGGAATCTTTGATCTCTTACTTTCACTAAAATTCATCGATCTAAAAATCTACTTGAATTATTTTTGTGTGGATATAGGCTTCCATTAGATTGATCTTGCATTTGTTTATCTTTATGATGTTCTACCAACAAAGATGAAGATTTTATAGTAGATTTTTTATTATACTTTTGCTCTCATATTATACAAACTTAAATTCTCTCTATAAATATAACTTCACATCTAACCACTTTTTGTTAGTTGCACTCCTTTACGAAATGACTCCATTCCTTGTAGTTGATTTTGGAGAGATTTTTGGTGAAACATTCCAAAGATCCTAGTAGCAATTTGGAGGAATATTTCAAGATTTTCAACATTGTTTTCATTTGAAGAATATGCACAATTTGTAGCCATTAAATATCAAGGAGACGATGATCAGCACTAAAATGAGGCATCTTATTCAATCTCATTTTGTATTTTGTAAGAAAAAACTACATGTATTTTGTGCTCGTTGTTCTATAATATTATTGCACTATTATTTTTTCTATCAATGCTTTAACACTTATAGATAAGGAACTTAAAGAAGATAGAAGGAGAGAGGTTAAAGAAGAGAATATAAACATAAATTTTGTCATTCTTTtctctttatttctttctttatttttaattcaaataAAGAAGATTTCAGCCTTTAATGTACTACCAAGTAATTACTTCAGTTCTAGCTCTCTCCTTCACTTTTACTTGGATGAATTTTAATCTGTTCTTGCCGGCACTTTTCTTTTTGTGTCTTTAATTAAATGTATAGACAGGGatgacaaacaaaaaaaaaaacaattccaGAATAAGCCATTTCACAGGTCTAAAAGAATTATATTGTTCAATAACTGAGACCTATGAAACCTTCTACAGAAATGAATATCTTCAAACCTTCTACTTCACTTGCCCCAATATCATCAATCCACTACTACACAAACAAAAACATCAATCTTAACTTTTCATGCTGAAAATGATGACTTGAAGCATGcaataagagagagagagagagagagaggagaaacTTGTGAGGCCTATAAAGTAGGGTGGGGATGGGGTTGAAGAGGGAGACACGGCATGCTTTTGATGGTGCGCCCTTAGCTTGCCTTGCTACCTCTCTTCTTCTCATATCTAATATGAAGTGAGAGTACAGGTTCTTACTATATCAACACTGCTCA
The genomic region above belongs to Zingiber officinale cultivar Zhangliang chromosome 11A, Zo_v1.1, whole genome shotgun sequence and contains:
- the LOC122031416 gene encoding B3 domain-containing protein Os04g0581400-like, with the translated sequence MEAFRVVLQPTPSSSSSSPSLASSLWRPELGTVVAADGSNGRREHMFDKVVTPSDVGKLNRLVIPKQFAERFFPLEPDMADKGVLLCFEDAAGEQWSFRYSYWHSSQSYVMTKGWSRFVKEKHLHAGDTVSFLRAPTVQPPLH